In Cyprinus carpio isolate SPL01 chromosome B7, ASM1834038v1, whole genome shotgun sequence, a genomic segment contains:
- the LOC109057206 gene encoding sentrin-specific protease 8-like yields MDPVVLSYQDSLLRRSDVALLNGPHWLNDQVIGFAFEYFATERFQSLGEKVCFISPEVAQFIKYASCQEELSIFLEPLSLASRRWVFLAVNDNSNQSAGGSHWSLLLYRRDTNQFSHYDSQSGSNSLHARRIAAKLEAFVGTGAKVPFVEEQSPSQQNSYDCGMYVICNAEALCESARVEGCPHLPAQIITPTYITRKRTEWYSLIQRLAKE; encoded by the coding sequence ATGGATCCAGTGGTACTGAGCTACCAGGACAGTCTCCTGCGGCGCTCAGATGTGGCACTTTTAAACGGACCCCACTGGCTCAACGATCAAGTCATAGGTTTTGCCTTTGAGTATTTTGCAACAGAACGCTTCCAAAGTTTGGGCGAGAAGGTCTGTTTCATCAGCCCTGAAGTCGCTCAGTTTATAAAGTACGCCTCATGTCAAGAGGAACTCAGCATTTTCCTGGAGCCGCTGAGTCTTGCGTCTCGTCGGTGGGTTTTTTTGGCTGTCAATGACAACTCTAATCAATCAGCCGGTGGCTCCCATTGGAGCCTGCTTCTCTATCGGCGAGACACCAACCAGTTCTCCCACTACGACTCCCAGAGTGGAAGCAACTCATTGCATGCTCGCCGTATTGCAGCTAAGCTGGAGGCTTTTGTAGGCACTGGAGCAAAAGTGCCCTTTGTGGAGGAGCAAAGCCCCTCGCAACAGAACAGCTATGACTGTGGCATGTATGTGATCTGTAATGCCGAGGCTCTATGTGAGAGTGCTAGAGTCGAGGGCTGTCCCCACCTGCCCGCTCAGATCATAACACCCACCTACATTACACGGAAACGGACAGAATGGTATTCACTAATACAGAGACTTGCCAAGGAATGA
- the si:dkey-147f3.4 gene encoding uncharacterized protein si:dkey-147f3.4, with translation MKRNFCGSTPTSECTNVSNKRQKNQNTRMGQSESGYVASKDFETRSDACSGQRSAVPLAVVEEILLNLPAHQVVQVCRLVCHEWKELVDSAAHWRERCRTEGLQPYDASRPPEDWRLFYFLSKFRRNLLKNPRAEDGLQAWEIVQNGADRWVTERNRNEGDRWATERNRKLFPENTVTRCFVTYHSQCFKEQLIDLKKEGYSDAFMDQLRPRIKISDWYTPLSDYGSQYWLSVELLDQEKNPIRTYHPYKVFFQQGSDYPWCQITYVFRDYGPGVRFIRFTHGGMGWSGIRVTNSSVEICPAAERLRCTKPNLLKNPSAQDGLRGWKIVRSGGDCWVIGENWKPIPDSVTSCFVTSYGLCLKRQLIDLNKEGYSETFMDQVQPHIKISDWYGPRWDCGSEYQICVELLDQRKNPIKTFQPEKVILSFKSSEQWCEMSHVFKNYGPGVRFIRFTHGGNDTQFWAGHYGIRVTNSSVVIYPADESFSLTYRNLLKNPSAQEGLQGWEIVADGGDRWVTGGNRTTFPVNTCFVTSYGLCLKEQLIDLKEEGYSDALMDQQQPHIKVSDWYAPLSDCGSEYQICVELLDEKKKPISTFQPEKVFFQQGTIYPWRQMFHVFRNYGPGVRFIRFTHGGKDTKFQEGQHGIQVTNSSVEIYLTD, from the exons TGTTCAGGTCAGCGGTCGGCTGTTCCTCTGGCTGTGGTTGAGGAGATCTTACTGAACCTGCCTGCACATCAGGTGGTCCAAGTCTGTCGGTTGGTGTGTCATGAGTGGAAGGAGCTGGTGGACAGTGCTGCACACTGGAGAGAGCGCTGTCGGACAGAGGGGCTCCAGCCGTATGATGCTTCCAGACCCCCAGAGGACTGGCGCCTGTTTTACTTTCTATCCAAGTTTAGACGTAACCTGCTCAAGAATCCCAGAGCTGAAG aTGGACTTCAAGCATGGGAGATTGTACAGAACGGTGCTGACCGCTGGGTGACGGAAAGGAACAGAAATGAAGGTGACCGCTGGGCAACAGAAAGGAACAGAAAACTGTTTCCAGAAAACACAGTCACCAGATGTTTTGTAACATATCATAG TCAATGTTTTAAGGAGCAGCTGATTGATTTGAAGAAAGAAGGCTACAGTGATGCTTTCATGGATCAACTGCGACCTCGTATCAAAATATCAGACTG GTATACCCCACTCTCTGATTATGGAAGTCAGTATTGGTTGTCTGTAGAGTTGCTTGATCAGGAGAAGAATCCCATCAGAACCTATCATCCTTATAAAGTTTTCTTTCAACAGGGGAGCGATTATCCATGGTGTCAA ATTACCTACGTTTTTAGGGATTATGGACCTGGGGTTCGGTTTATCCGTTTCACTCATGGAGGCATGGGATGGTCTGGAATACGGGTTACTAACAGTAGTGTGGAAATCTGTCCAGCTGCAGAGAG GCTGAGATGCACAAAACCTAACTTGCTCAAGAATCCCAGCGCACAAG ATGGACTTCGAGGATGGAAGATTGTACGTAGTGGAGGTGACTGCTGGGTGATAGGAGAAAATTGGAAACCAATTCCAGACTCAGTCACCAGCTGTTTTGTAACATCTTATGG TCTATGTTTGAAGCGACAGCTGATTGACTTAAACAAAGAAGGCTACAGTGAGACTTTCATGGACCAAGTGCAACCTCATATCAAAATATCAGACTG GTATGGCCCACGCTGGGACTGTGGAAGTGAGTATCAGATCTGTGTAGAGTTGCTTGATCAGAGGAAAAACCCCATCAAAACCTTTCAGCCTGAGAAAGTTATACTTTCATTTAAGAGCAGTGAGCAGTGGTGTGAA ATGAGCCACGTCTTTAAGAATTATGGACCTGGGGTTCGTTTTATCCGTTTCACTCATGGTGGAAACGATACACAGTTCTGGGCGGGTCATTATGGAATACGGGTCACTAACAGTAGTGTGGTGATCTATCCAGCTGATGAGAG TTTCAGTCTCACATATCGTAACTTGCTCAAGAATCCCAGCGCACAAG AGGGACTTCAAGGATGGGAGATTGTAGCAGATGGAGGTGACCGCTGGGTGACTGGAGGAAATAGGACAACATTTCCGGTCAACACATGTTTTGTGACGTCATATGg TCTATGTTTGAAGGAGCAGCTGATAGATCTTAAAGAAGAAGGCTACAGTGATGCTTTAATGGATCAACAGCAACCTCATATCAAAGTATCAGACTG GTATGCCCCTCTCTCTGATTGTGGAAGTGAGTATCAGATCTGTGTGGAGTTGCTTGATGAGAAGAAGAAACCCATCAGTACCTTTCAGCCTGAGAAAGTTTTCTTTCAACAGGGGACGATTTATCCATGGCGTCAA ATGTTCCACGTCTTTAGGAATTATGGACCTGGAGTTCGGTTTATCCGTTTCACTCACGGTGGGAAGGATACAAAATTTCAGGAAGGCCAACATGGAATACAGGTCACTAATAGTAGTGTGGAGATCTATTTAACTGATTAG
- the LOC109079807 gene encoding F-box only protein 44-like isoform X1, producing MFHFSRRDCCYIKSQSQLVYCNVRSMKRNFGGSTPTSECTKVSNKRQKNQNTRMGQSESGYVASKDFETRSDACSGQQSAVPLAVVEEILLNLPAHQVVQVCRLVCHEWKELVDSAAHWRERCRTEGLQPYDASRPPEDWRLFYFLSKFRRNLLKNPRAEDGLQGWEIVQNGADRWVTERNSKPFPDNTVTRCFVTSHGLCLKEQLIDLKKEGYSDAFMDQLRPRIKISDWYIPPSGYRSHYTLYVQFLDQEKNPIRTCHPYNYFRQQGSDYPWCQITYVFRDYGPGVQFIRFTHGGMGWSGIRVTNSSVEICPAAERTPQSFRNHSCIYSGGETMAD from the exons ATGTTCCACTTTTCCAGAAGAGATTGCTGCTACATTAAGAGTCAGAGTCAGTTGGTGTACTGTAATGTTAGAAGTATGAAGCGTAACTTCGGTGGATCTACGCCTACCTCCGAATGCACAAAAGTGTCGAATAAACGTCAAAAGAATCAGAATACAAGAATGGGTCAGTCAGAGAGCGGATACGTTGCTTCGAAAGACTTTGAAACCAGATCAGACGCA TGTTCAGGTCAGCAGTCAGCTGTTCCTCTGGCTGTGGTTGAGGAGATCTTACTGAACCTGCCTGCACATCAGGTGGTCCAAGTCTGTCGGTTGGTGTGTCATGAGTGGAAGGAGCTGGTGGACAGTGCTGCACACTGGAGAGAGCGCTGTCGGACAGAGGGGCTCCAGCCGTATGATGCTTCCAGACCCCCAGAGGACTGGCGCCTGTTTTACTTTCTATCCAAGTTTAGACGTAACCTGCTCAAGAATCCCAGAGCTGAAG aTGGACTTCAAGGATGGGAGATTGTACAGAATGGAGCTGACCGCTGGGTGACGGAAAGGAACAGTAAACCGTTTCCAGACAACACAGTCACCAGATGTTTTGTGACATCTCATGG TCTATGTTTGAAGGAGCAGCTGATTGATTTGAAGAAAGAAGGCTACAGTGATGCTTTCATGGATCAACTGCGACCTCGTATCAAAATATCAGACTG GTATATCCCACCCTCTGGTTATAGAAGTCATTATACGTTGTATGTACAGTTCCTTGATCAGGAGAAGAATCCCATCAGAACCTGTCATCCTTATAATTATTTCCGTCAACAGGGGAGCGATTATCCATGGTGTCAA ATTACCTACGTTTTTAGGGATTATGGACCTGGGGTTCAGTTTATCCGTTTCACTCATGGAGGCATGGGATGGTCTGGAATACGGGTTACTAATAGTAGTGTGGAAATCTGTCCAGCTGCAGAGAG aacacctcagtcGTTTAGAAATCATTCTTGCATCtactccggcggtgaaacaatggcggactga
- the LOC109079807 gene encoding F-box only protein 44-like isoform X2 encodes MFHFSRRDCCYIKSQSQLVYCNVRSMKRNFGGSTPTSECTKVSNKRQKNQNTRMGQSESGYVASKDFETRSDACSGQQSAVPLAVVEEILLNLPAHQVVQVCRLVCHEWKELVDSAAHWRERCRTEGLQPYDASRPPEDWRLFYFLSKFRRNLLKNPRAEDGLQGWEIVQNGADRWVTERNSKPFPDNTVTRCFVTSHGLCLKEQLIDLKKEGYSDAFMDQLRPRIKISDWYIPPSGYRSHYTLYVQFLDQEKNPIRTCHPYNYFRQQGSDYPWCQITYVFRDYGPGVQFIRFTHGGMGWSGIRVTNSSVEICPAAERWTSRVEDCT; translated from the exons ATGTTCCACTTTTCCAGAAGAGATTGCTGCTACATTAAGAGTCAGAGTCAGTTGGTGTACTGTAATGTTAGAAGTATGAAGCGTAACTTCGGTGGATCTACGCCTACCTCCGAATGCACAAAAGTGTCGAATAAACGTCAAAAGAATCAGAATACAAGAATGGGTCAGTCAGAGAGCGGATACGTTGCTTCGAAAGACTTTGAAACCAGATCAGACGCA TGTTCAGGTCAGCAGTCAGCTGTTCCTCTGGCTGTGGTTGAGGAGATCTTACTGAACCTGCCTGCACATCAGGTGGTCCAAGTCTGTCGGTTGGTGTGTCATGAGTGGAAGGAGCTGGTGGACAGTGCTGCACACTGGAGAGAGCGCTGTCGGACAGAGGGGCTCCAGCCGTATGATGCTTCCAGACCCCCAGAGGACTGGCGCCTGTTTTACTTTCTATCCAAGTTTAGACGTAACCTGCTCAAGAATCCCAGAGCTGAAG aTGGACTTCAAGGATGGGAGATTGTACAGAATGGAGCTGACCGCTGGGTGACGGAAAGGAACAGTAAACCGTTTCCAGACAACACAGTCACCAGATGTTTTGTGACATCTCATGG TCTATGTTTGAAGGAGCAGCTGATTGATTTGAAGAAAGAAGGCTACAGTGATGCTTTCATGGATCAACTGCGACCTCGTATCAAAATATCAGACTG GTATATCCCACCCTCTGGTTATAGAAGTCATTATACGTTGTATGTACAGTTCCTTGATCAGGAGAAGAATCCCATCAGAACCTGTCATCCTTATAATTATTTCCGTCAACAGGGGAGCGATTATCCATGGTGTCAA ATTACCTACGTTTTTAGGGATTATGGACCTGGGGTTCAGTTTATCCGTTTCACTCATGGAGGCATGGGATGGTCTGGAATACGGGTTACTAATAGTAGTGTGGAAATCTGTCCAGCTGCAGAGAG ATGGACTTCAAGGGTGGAAGATTGTACGTAG